The Bacillus sp. B-jedd sequence TTGTCATTGACCGTTCAGGGAGTATGAGCGGGAATAAACTCACGCTTGCAAAAGAAGCCGCCGCCCGTTCGGCTGAATTGCTCCGGGAGGAAGATACGCTCGGCTTCATCGCGTTCGATGACCGTCCCTGGACGATCGTTGAAACGGCTCCGCTGAAAAATAAAAAGGAAGCGATTAAAAAAATCCGTTCTGTTTCAGTCGGTGGAGGGACCAATATCTATCCCGCGCTTGAAAAAGCATACGAAGAACTCCGCGAGCTGAAGTTGCAGCGGAAGCATATCATCCTATTGACTGATGGACAGTCGGCCGCTGGCGGCGATTACGATAAACTGATTAGTGACGGGAAAGAAAAAAATATTACTCTATCAACCTTGGCACTCGGCAGCGACGCTGACCGTGTGTTGCTCGAAAGTCTCGCGCAAATGGGTAATGGGCGGTTTTACGATGTCGCGGATGCTTCGGTCATACCGAGCGTCCTTTCGAGGGAAACGGTCATGACAACAAGGACATATATTGAAGACAACCCGTTTTATCCTGAAATAGGGCCGTTTCCTGAATGGGCTTCCCGGTTTTCAAAAGGCGTCCCGCAAATGAATGCGTATATTGCGGTAACTCCGAAAGATCGGGCCAGGGTTCCAATTTCAAGTGAGAAAGAAGATCCCGTTCTGGCCCAGTGGCAGTATGGACTTGGATCCACACTTGCTTTTACCTCTGACGTGTCTGGTAAATGGTCAGGGGATTGGGCGAGATGGGAGGGCTGGCCAGGATTTCTCAACCAGGTCGTGACAGCGTCACTTCCACAATTTGATAGTGAGCCGTTTACGGTCAGTGTGGGAAAAGAAGATGGAAATACAGTCGTTTCCTTGACGAGCAGCAATAAAGAACCGCTGCCCATCGAAGCTGCGGTATTATCGCAAAAAGGTGAGCAGATTGATGCCAATACGAAGCTTGTCTCACCTGGTAAGTATCAACTCGTTTATCCGGGAAAACCGGGAATGTACTACTTATCCTTAAGGCAGACACAGAAAAATGGGGAAGTGAAAGTTTATCGGACAGGTTTTTCCGTTCCGTATTCAGAAGAATTTTTGCTAAAGGGGACGAATAAAAGCTTTCTTAAGGAATTAGTTTCGATAACCGGGGGAAAGGAGCTTGCCAAGCCAAAGGATGCTTTTCGTCCTTTGCAAAATAAGCCGCAGGAAAAACAGCCGATCAGCGAGTATTTATTGCTTGCGGCCTTTCTTCTTCTCGTGTTTGAAATTTTCCTTAGGAGGCTTGGGCTGGCAGTGTTGGGACGTTTCTTGCCGAAGCGGAAACCGGTGGCAGACGATTCCATGCCAATAGGCGGCGAAGCCGTTTTGGGGCGTCTTTCAGGTGCGAAAGAAAGAGCGGCGAGAAATCGGAACGCTAAGCCGGAAGAACCTGCAGCCGCACAAAAACCCGACCCGCCACAGGAAAGAATTGAGCCGGTATCGACGGCGCCTGCGAAAAAACGAAAGAACGATTCCAAAGAACAATCAAGCCCTGCTTCCAAGGGGGCGACCCCGGAAGAAAAGCAGGAGCGGATGAAACGGCTGCTTGAAGCAAAGAAGAGAAGGACTTAGCTCAAAAACACCGCGCTGTTGCGGTGTTTTTGCGTTTGTGCTCTATCCGGAACGACCTTGACACGGGTCCGCCTTAACGGTAAACTAACGATGTAAAGGTTTTTCACTTAACAAGGAGGGGATAGCATGCTTGAGAAAACAACGAGAATGAATTATCTTTATGATTTCTACCATTCTTTGTTGACGGAAAAACAGCAAAGCTATATGTCTCTCTACTACCTGGATGATTATTCGCTCGGGGAAATTGCCGAAGAGTATGATGTCAGCCGACAGGCGGTTTATGATAATATTAAACGTACTGAAGCAATGCTTGAGGAATATGAAGAAAAACTGCTGCTATTGCAGAAGTTCCAGGAGCGTATTGCCTTATTGGGCAAAATGAAAGAGTTGATCCATTCCGATCCACCCCCTAAGCAGGCTCTGCTGGAGGCAGTGGCCGAGCTTGAAAAACTAGATTAGGAGGCGGCATTATGGCATTTGAAGGATTAGCCGACCGACTGCAGAACACCCTTCAGCGAATCCGCGGCAAAGGGAAAGTCAACGAAGCGGATGTCAAGGAAATGATGAGGGAAGTGCGGCTGGCCCTTCTCGAGGCGGACGTTAACTTCAAGGTAGTCAAGGAGTTCGTCAAGAAGGTCAGTGAACGCGCTGTTGGCCAGGAAGTTTTGAAAAGCCTGACACCAGGACAGCAGGTCATTAAGGTCGTAAAAGAGGAATTGACCGAGCTGATGGGCGGGGAACAGAGCAAAATTGCTGTTTCGAACAGGCCTCCAACCGTCATCATGATGGTAGGTTTGCAGGGTGCGGGTAAAACGACGACAACTGGCAAACTGGCCAATCTTTTAAGGAAAAAGTATAACAGGAAACCGCTGCTGGTCGCAGCCGACATATACAGGCCCGCGGCCATCAAACAGCTGGAGACCCTTGGGAAGCAGCTTGATATGCCAGTGTTTTCCCTCGGCGACAAGGTAAGCCCCGTGGAAATCGCGAAGCAGGCCATCGCTAAAGCCCGTGAAGACCATAACGACTATGTCCTCATTGATACAGCAGGACGGCTTCATGTTGATGAAGCGCTCATGGATGAGTTGAAGGATATTAAGGAACTAGCGAAGCCGAACGAAATCTTCCTTGTCGTTGATGCAATGACAGGGCAGGATGCCGTCAATGTGGCCCAAAGCTTCAATGAGCAGCTTGGGCTGACCGGGGTTGTTTTGACAAAGCTTGATGGCGATACGAGAGGCGGCGCGGCGCTGTCAATCAGGGCTGTGACGAACACGCCAATCAAATTTGTCGGCCTTGGCGAAAAGATGGACGCACTGGAAGCATTCCATCCGGAGCGAATGGCATCGAGGATTCTTGGTATGGGCGACGTGATGACCTTGATAGAAAAAGCCCAGGCAAATGTGGACGAGGAAAAGGCGAAAGAGCTCGAGCAGAAAATGCGGACCGCTTCCTTTACGCTCGATGACTTCCTTGACCAGCTTGGACAGGTGCGGAAAATGGGACCGCTTGAGGATATCTTGAAAATGCTTCCGGGCGCCAATAAAATCAAAGGCCTGAACAATGTCTCAATTGATGAAAAGCAGATAGCCCATGTTGAAGCGATCATCAGGTCGATGACGATAAAGGAAAAGGAACACCCTGAAATCATCAATTCAAAACGCAAACAAAGGATTGCGAAGGGAAGCGGACGGACGGTGCCTGAGGTCAACCGCCTGCTCAAGCAATTCGAAGACATGAAAAAGATGATGAAGCAAATGACCGGAATGCAATCAAAAGGCAAGAAAAAAGGCGGTTTTAAGCTTCCATTCAATCCATTTTAACAAACTGTTTTCCTAATTTTAGGTGTTAAGAAAAAAAGCTTTACAAACTAAAAAACAATTGGTATTATACTATCTTGTGTGAAACTATTCGGAGGTGCAAGTTAAAAATGGCAGTAAAAATTCGTTTAAAGCGCATGGGAGCTAAAAAGTCTCCTTTCTATCGTATTGTAGTAGCAGATTCTCGTTCACCACGTGATGGACGCTTCATTGAAACAGTAGGAACTTACAACCCAGTTGCTGCTCCTGCAGTTGTGGACATCAACGAAGAATTGGTTCTGAAGTGGCTTCAAAATGGCGCCAAGCCATCTGACACAGTACGCAACCTATTCTCCAATGCTGGCATCATGGAAAAATTCCACAATGCCAAGCTTGGCAAATAATAGCGGCGGTTCACGATGAAACAGTTGATTGAAACGATTGTCAAGCCCCTTGTTGATTTTCCAGAAGATGTTCGTGTGAACGTTACTGAAGAAGATCAACGCGTTACCTATCATCTTTCCGTCAACAAGACAGACATGGGAAAAGTAATTGGAAAGCAAGGGCGCGTTGCAAAAGCAATCCGCACCGTAGTCTACGCGGCCGGTGCATCAGAACAAAAGAAACTGTTTTTAGAAATCGGGGATAATTAAAAGCGAAGGCGGCTTGGCCGCTTCTATCAGAAAGGAGGGAGAAATCCCTCCTTTTTTGGTACGTTTACATAGGGGAGGTTTTTGCATGAAAATTCTCCAAACCATCATTGTGAAACAAATATTGACAGAGGCGAGCCGGCAAAAGCTTTTGGACCGGTATAAAGGTGAAAAGCACCAGCTTGAAAAGGAATGCATCCAGCTTCAGTTCGTACAAAAGAAAATGGAAAAGGCGGGAAGCTTTCCCTACGGGCAAATAAAAAAGCATTTTGAAAAAGAACAATTGGCCCGGAAAGAAAGAATCGGGGTGCTGGAGTTTCAAATCAGCCAGCTGCATATGCTACCATTAGGAAGTGAACTGAAGGAGTCTGAGGTCCAGGCGATTGTCGAAATAAAGCCAGGCGATTCATGGGATGGCGGCCTTCATCAAGAGGAAATTATAATCCGGGACGGGGTTATTGAAGAGATTCGCAAGAGGTGATAAAGATGGATAAATGGTTCAATGTTGGTAAAATTGTCAACACCCACGGAATAAGGGGCGAGGTACGGGTAATTTCAAAGACTGATTTTGCCGATGAGAGGTACAAGCCCGGGAGTAAACTCTATTTATTCCTGCCGAAAGAAAAAGAACCGGTCGAACTGACCGTAAAAGCACACCGCCAACACAAAAACTTTGATTTGTTAATGTTTGAAGGATTTGAGAATATCAATGATGTGGAAAAATTCCGGGACGGCATCCTGAAGGTGCATGAATCGCAGCAAGGGGAGCTTGAAGAAGATGAATTTTATTTCCATGAGGTCATTGGCTGTAAGGTTGTCACGACTGAGGGTGAAGAAATAGGGAAGGTAACCGAAATCCTGACTCCTGGCGCGAATGACGTCTGGGT is a genomic window containing:
- a CDS encoding VWA domain-containing protein; translation: MGLDVKYPLMFAFILPAAFLMVLYFKKAVTLEKKVIGLIRSAVYLLIILALTVPQIVLPVKKETVIFLADRSKSVEKSEEEILDWISEAVKGKKTETQYAVASFANGTQTESSLSGSGAVPGQFTGQLDKSETNISSGLQFASSLIPGGKAGRIVLLTDGNNTAGDALAAARLLKNRNLEIDYVPLKHKSLKDAAVTSLDVPPALYVGEETTVSVKVSSNTAITATIRLSVNDKDILRQQVNINEGDNLFSFTHKAAEPGLAVYKAELINSSDAHIENNSLHAVTSVKGTPRVLVVEGTPGGALPAVLKGSGLEVDAIVPEKLPTALGGYLQYESIVFDNVSGHRVAEGQMKLIEKAVREFGTGFVMSGGEDSFGLGGYFKTPIEKLLPVDMDIKGKKEIPSLGLVIVIDRSGSMSGNKLTLAKEAAARSAELLREEDTLGFIAFDDRPWTIVETAPLKNKKEAIKKIRSVSVGGGTNIYPALEKAYEELRELKLQRKHIILLTDGQSAAGGDYDKLISDGKEKNITLSTLALGSDADRVLLESLAQMGNGRFYDVADASVIPSVLSRETVMTTRTYIEDNPFYPEIGPFPEWASRFSKGVPQMNAYIAVTPKDRARVPISSEKEDPVLAQWQYGLGSTLAFTSDVSGKWSGDWARWEGWPGFLNQVVTASLPQFDSEPFTVSVGKEDGNTVVSLTSSNKEPLPIEAAVLSQKGEQIDANTKLVSPGKYQLVYPGKPGMYYLSLRQTQKNGEVKVYRTGFSVPYSEEFLLKGTNKSFLKELVSITGGKELAKPKDAFRPLQNKPQEKQPISEYLLLAAFLLLVFEIFLRRLGLAVLGRFLPKRKPVADDSMPIGGEAVLGRLSGAKERAARNRNAKPEEPAAAQKPDPPQERIEPVSTAPAKKRKNDSKEQSSPASKGATPEEKQERMKRLLEAKKRRT
- a CDS encoding putative DNA-binding protein, whose product is MLEKTTRMNYLYDFYHSLLTEKQQSYMSLYYLDDYSLGEIAEEYDVSRQAVYDNIKRTEAMLEEYEEKLLLLQKFQERIALLGKMKELIHSDPPPKQALLEAVAELEKLD
- the ffh gene encoding signal recognition particle protein; the protein is MAFEGLADRLQNTLQRIRGKGKVNEADVKEMMREVRLALLEADVNFKVVKEFVKKVSERAVGQEVLKSLTPGQQVIKVVKEELTELMGGEQSKIAVSNRPPTVIMMVGLQGAGKTTTTGKLANLLRKKYNRKPLLVAADIYRPAAIKQLETLGKQLDMPVFSLGDKVSPVEIAKQAIAKAREDHNDYVLIDTAGRLHVDEALMDELKDIKELAKPNEIFLVVDAMTGQDAVNVAQSFNEQLGLTGVVLTKLDGDTRGGAALSIRAVTNTPIKFVGLGEKMDALEAFHPERMASRILGMGDVMTLIEKAQANVDEEKAKELEQKMRTASFTLDDFLDQLGQVRKMGPLEDILKMLPGANKIKGLNNVSIDEKQIAHVEAIIRSMTIKEKEHPEIINSKRKQRIAKGSGRTVPEVNRLLKQFEDMKKMMKQMTGMQSKGKKKGGFKLPFNPF
- the rpsP gene encoding 30S ribosomal protein S16, whose product is MAVKIRLKRMGAKKSPFYRIVVADSRSPRDGRFIETVGTYNPVAAPAVVDINEELVLKWLQNGAKPSDTVRNLFSNAGIMEKFHNAKLGK
- a CDS encoding KH domain-containing protein, encoding MKQLIETIVKPLVDFPEDVRVNVTEEDQRVTYHLSVNKTDMGKVIGKQGRVAKAIRTVVYAAGASEQKKLFLEIGDN
- a CDS encoding YlqD family protein, yielding MKILQTIIVKQILTEASRQKLLDRYKGEKHQLEKECIQLQFVQKKMEKAGSFPYGQIKKHFEKEQLARKERIGVLEFQISQLHMLPLGSELKESEVQAIVEIKPGDSWDGGLHQEEIIIRDGVIEEIRKR
- the rimM gene encoding ribosome maturation factor RimM (Essential for efficient processing of 16S rRNA), with protein sequence MDKWFNVGKIVNTHGIRGEVRVISKTDFADERYKPGSKLYLFLPKEKEPVELTVKAHRQHKNFDLLMFEGFENINDVEKFRDGILKVHESQQGELEEDEFYFHEVIGCKVVTTEGEEIGKVTEILTPGANDVWVVKGKGGKEYLIPYIAHVVLKVDIKEKLVVIDPLEGLLS